The DNA window ACCTACGTCGTCTCGAGCAGCCTGACCGAGACCGCGGACGAAGCGGTGCAGCTGATCTCCAGCGACGTCCTCGAACGGGTTGCGGAGTTGAAGGAGCAACCAGGGTTGAGCATCTGGCTGTGCGGCGGACCTCAGCTCGCGGCCACGCTGTATCCGGTGCTGGACGAGCTGATCGTGAAGGTCAACCCGATCGTGCTTGGCTCGGGCATCCCCTTGTTCGGCGCCGACGTCACACCCGGACCGCTCCGGCTGAAGGAGTCCTCGACCGTCGCGGCCGGGGTGACCGTCCAGCACTACGAGGTGTTGCACTAACGGCAGGCCACGCGGTAGGCGTCGAGCTCGTACTTCTTCTC is part of the Tenggerimyces flavus genome and encodes:
- a CDS encoding dihydrofolate reductase family protein; protein product: MRKLCYLVAASIDGFIAALDGSIDLFPMDEEYVGMLASRYPETLPTHVRAMLGAEVENRVFDTAVMGRTTYEQGVKAGLTNPYAHLRTYVVSSSLTETADEAVQLISSDVLERVAELKEQPGLSIWLCGGPQLAATLYPVLDELIVKVNPIVLGSGIPLFGADVTPGPLRLKESSTVAAGVTVQHYEVLH